The genomic window TACGAGGTAGCGTTAAGCTAACGTCATACAATGGTGAGTGCAGTTAGCATTTTTTTAGGTAGCTAAATATAGCCACCATTAGCCACGATTTAAAATTACAATTACTGGAAcactacaaaaaaaacagctgcgTTCTTGATTTTATAGTTAGAATACCTTTTAACTGGTGGATTGCGGTTAATACCGCGCTGTCGTATGACTTCATCCAAAGATACGTCTGCCATTTTCTTCTGTCTCTACGACACaagcgcgcgcgtgcgtgcttTTCGCATCACGGACTACGGAAGCTGAATAGGGAAAAATACACACAACCCGGAAACTCAGAACCTAACTCAAAATTAGATAATATTTTTAGTTAAGCACGTTGAAACCCAGAATGGAATAGATTTAATTACAATGTGATGCCCATGGACAGCTCCCACATTGATCAACAGCAAACCACTGTGTTTATTACAACTCGGCTATCGATTAATCATAACGCAACGCGTAATAATAAATGCCTCGATACCCGTGGGTCTTTGCGCCAGATTTGTCGCAACAAACGCCGCGTGTGTGCAAAGCAAATACAGACTatagacacaaaaacacagctccgtgtttattttgtgtatatTTGAAACAAAAAGTACTTTCCTTTTGATAAAACAATGGTTTACCAATTGTATTTGTTTGAACCCTAACACAGAGGACACTGACTACCTGCCTAGTCTGCTCCTCGGCGCCGGTGACGGTATGCCTTAAACTGATGAGTAAGGAAAATAACGACGCGGGGTGACGCCCGCGTCCTCGTTCAAATTGCGAGATGAATTTTTGAACGGGTAAAGGTCTGCTCGTTTAGGTGACTTGCTTACTTCGCGAGATGCCTAGCGGGACCGGGACCTtccccgcacccccccccccgcaatgtTCAAAGGAAAATGTGTCTGCCTTTCGTCTTGTATTAGTGGTGCACGGAGTGAAAGTGACATATTTGGAACTAATAAAACGCTCGGTGACGTCATTTGTGTCGGTCTGTTttgattattgttgttattcCTAAACAAAATGCAACGCGGTTTCATGCAACGGAATACAGACTACAGAAATGGATCGACCGAGAACAAAACCTCGAAATCCCAGAATGCAATTGGGCAGGCGCAACTGCGACCTGCTAGTCTGCGAGGCGAGCCGCGCTCATCACCGCCGTTATCCCACGTCTCTGACAGAGGAGAAATGGCCGCAGCACTGTCCCGTGCCCTAAAACTGCCCGGTAAGACGCACTTCACGCACTTCACGCACAGATAACGCCGGAACCACCGCCGGAACCACCGCCGGTCAGAACGCGGCGGTTTGCGGCAGCATATGGCATCCTTTTGACCCGCTAGGTGCGAGCTAACGTCAACCTAGTACAATGCAGCcggagagaaaacaaacaaaacacagggGGGTTATTTTACATGTGACGTCATCAAAGCGCCCGGTTTAAGATGAAATTGCGTCACTTATGACAATGGGATTAttgcatttgtatttaatttcctAATATTTCTGTTGCTAGATTTTGAAAGATGTCGCTTTATGAGCCAAAAAACTGTCTTGTCTGATTATTATAGGACCTTATGGTTAGAATCCGTATTTGTAGTAATAGATGATAAACATTGCTGGTATTATTGCAGTCTCTACATCATATTGCCCTGTGCAGTTTTATGTCTCAGAATAAAGTTTATGGAATACCATTTGTTcacctctgtgtctctgcagggaAGAAGGGCCCCGACCTCGGGGAGTACGACCCTCTCACCCAAGCGGACAGCGAGGACGAGAGCGAAGAGGATGACCTCGTCCTCAACTACCCccgaaaggaggaggaggaagaggaagacgaatgGAGGGAACGACTCCCCAGTAAATCCAGACTGGGCAGGGATGAGATGAAAAGCCTGCAGTACTGGAGCCACAGGGAGTCAGCCAGAGACAGGACAGGGGACGAAAGAGGGGGGCTTGGACCTCACGGAGGTTCTGGGCTGGGCATTCATAGCGGTGACGCCGaagagaagaggatgaggatgaagaacgCTATCCGGGGTGCATTTTTCCTAGTGCCTCTGGTCTGTACCACTTTGCTTGTGCTGCTGTGTGCATTTCTGATTCCATGCCGGAAGGGGCAATGGGAGAAAGCGCTGGGACACGCAGGAGGtaaagagaacaacaacaactctaaaGTAGAAAGTAGAAGAGCTACACCCGTTTGGTTTCGTTGTGGAGATTACAGACTGTCCTAAGATACGATGCACAACAGCAGTAATGACAACGTGTGGCGAGACGTCGCCGGCTCACCCATTCATTAGTAATAACAGCCGtttgtgtttgcacatgcaAGATGGAAGCATCGGGGTGCGGTAACGAACACGGCCTCTGTAGAATCAAGTCTCTGATTGACACGTGCGTGTTTTCAGTGTTTTACGAAGCGGCCCCACGGCCATTAATGATTCGATCCTCCATTGCTCTCGTGTTTTGTCTGAACTACAATGAATTGAACGTGATTTTTCTCGCGGTGTCCCCGTGAAGGCGTCACTCCGCCTGCTCTGGCCCTGTGGGATGTGGACGGGGATTCGGTGGAGGACGTGTTTCTGGGTGTCACTGAATGGACCAACGACACCCGCCCCGCCCAAGGTAACCCCGTGTCAATTCTTTGAAACATCgaaatgtattttaacatcCAACATCGCTGTGAACCACCGTTTAAACCAGTTCATAGTGCGGTGGCCCTGTCGGCGGTCAGCGGTCAGGTGCTGTGGAGGAAGGTCATGCAGGAGTCTGTGATGTACATCCAGTGTGGGCTCCAGATCGGCACCCGCACGTCGCCTGTAGTCCTCCTGATCAGCAAGTCCACTGTTACAGCCGTCAACGGCACCACAGGTGAGGAGACGACGTCTAACCGTTTCATTAGAAACCAGCAAGCAGCCAGTGGCCACGCCCAGCGCTCCAGTCTGCAGTCGCTATAATCGCTCAAACGATGGCGTGCTAGCTTTGTTGCCAGAATGGCAAGAGGTAGTGCGTTTCAGCAAACCGTGACAACGCCATCTCTCCGTGACGGAGgtaaaaatgcaaaagaaagACAAGTGGGTGAAAGCGTTTAtctttcaccccccccaggGAACAACCTGTGGTCCGTCCTGCTTCAGAACATTGAATCCCAGGCGGTGTTACTTCCAGACCTGCAGGACGACTCAGTCCCAGATCTATTGATCGCCACCCTACCTGCGGATGAGGTATGATTCGTACAGCCACCTCCCCTTTAAGAAGAATAAACACTTCTGACTCCGCTTTGTGAAAAAACTATCAAGTGAAGGGTTTACCTCATTTTTTTCTAGTCTTCCTGTTTCAGAGAGAAACAGGGGAACAATTAATTCTGAGATTAATCTCACTCATTCTGCTGGCACTTTTCTGTAGGTgtatcagtgatgtcatcacattcTCAGGTCACATACCAGAGTTCTGTTCTTTTCACTCCCAGGCTTTGGATCTCTCCCTGACCCTGATCTCTGGGCTGAAGGGAGTGAAGCTAGGACACCCTGTACCTTTCAACCTCACTGCACACGGAAAGCTGATTGGTCCCTCGCTGCACGAGACGCAACAAGGCGCATTTTACATGCTCTTTGGACTAGGTGGGGGAAATCAGCCAGGAATATCAGGGCTTCAGACTCACAGCAAAGGCCCAACAGTTTCAAAGTGTTTTAAACAGGTTTGTTTTGTGACAATGTCTGTTAGGTGATGTGGAGGCCGTCTCGCTGTGCGATATCTACTTTCACGCCACTGGTGAATTACCCACGGCTCAAGCAGTGCAGAGGAAAGATACGGTGTGGGAGGGGCTCAAGAAAACCAATTCCACccctttcacacacatttacaggtgACTGGCACCTGATTCGGCTGTACAGAAATCTTGTTATAATTTAtagcatttaataataataaacattcaATCTGTTAGTATGAAAAAGAACTTCCTGCAGTTAAAATGATCCCGTAGACCGAAACATTATCTTAGAAAGTCAACAGCTAGAAATACTCCAAACATGCAtgttttttatgattattgttTGATTTATAAAGAGATTTTGTTCCACACACAGGGAAGAGGCAATGTTTAGTTCCTACAGGTCTATTAGTCAttttacaacaaaataaatcacaaaaatCACCTTAGTCTTCTTCTTTTTAGAGGATCTGAACCTGTGGAGTTCATGCTCCCTCTTGTGGCTGGTTTTGGCAACAACCACAACCGACTGGACACAGTTTCAAACCAAAACTCCACCAAAAGCGACTGGGTGTTGGTGCACGGCTCCAGCAAACTGTCAGTGCTCAGGCAGAAGGACATACGGAAGGAATGGACCTTCAGCTCGGGTCCCATCTACAGGTAAAACCCTGCAGAGATCGCGTTTCAGTtagcatgtaaaataaaatcaaaccaaCGTTACACGCCAAACCAACGCGAGTCCTTAATCTGACATCAATTCCAACATGAAAAAAATCACTTCTGGTTTCTTTGAACTGCAGAAAGCAACTTTAGTcacattttcctttctgtgtgtcgCAGCCAACCTGCCCCAGGACACTTCAATGAGGACGGAGTCCCTGATCTGTTCATTCAGCATTCAGCAAAAGGCATCATGCAGGTAATCGTATGACtcaatgcagggggggggggggcacacgctGTGCAAATGTCTGGTGATACTAAAGGGCGATAAATTAATAATACTCTTCAACATATgcttttatgttattttgttataTATAATGTTATATATATACCTTCATTTTTCTCCTGTGCTTTGTCTCTCAGGCGCAGGTTGTCAATGGCGCAAATGGTCGTCTTCTCTGGACGGCCGAGTTTG from Brachionichthys hirsutus isolate HB-005 chromosome 16, CSIRO-AGI_Bhir_v1, whole genome shotgun sequence includes these protein-coding regions:
- the fam234b gene encoding protein FAM234B, with amino-acid sequence MAAALSRALKLPGKKGPDLGEYDPLTQADSEDESEEDDLVLNYPRKEEEEEEDEWRERLPSKSRLGRDEMKSLQYWSHRESARDRTGDERGGLGPHGGSGLGIHSGDAEEKRMRMKNAIRGAFFLVPLVCTTLLVLLCAFLIPCRKGQWEKALGHAGGVTPPALALWDVDGDSVEDVFLGVTEWTNDTRPAQVHSAVALSAVSGQVLWRKVMQESVMYIQCGLQIGTRTSPVVLLISKSTVTAVNGTTGNNLWSVLLQNIESQAVLLPDLQDDSVPDLLIATLPADEALDLSLTLISGLKGVKLGHPVPFNLTAHGKLIGPSLHETQQGAFYMLFGLGDVEAVSLCDIYFHATGELPTAQAVQRKDTVWEGLKKTNSTPFTHIYRGSEPVEFMLPLVAGFGNNHNRLDTVSNQNSTKSDWVLVHGSSKLSVLRQKDIRKEWTFSSGPIYSQPAPGHFNEDGVPDLFIQHSAKGIMQAQVVNGANGRLLWTAEFVCPYLVLETSAISTSTGRSVFLFWASEPIKAQKDVIKTAVTPGVAAAEPLIRKLFLLHPAYPTILLELTSTTDTTVTSAVSYQEGEKDATYITVSSRPSPESEPGARIVKSMSLRAAITKAQIVRLGGETKEPLEPGAFEVNAFFRRLTFKHQ